CACGCCATGAGCTATCTCAAGGACTTTCTGTTCAAACCAGAACAGGCCCGCCAGCCGATCAGCGCGCTGTCGGGTGGTGAGCGGGGCCGCCTTGCCCTCGCGATTGCGCTGGCCCAGCCGTCCAACCTCCTCGTTCTCGACGAACCGACCAATGACCTTGATCTTGAAACGCTGGATGTTCTTGAAGAGGTGCTGAACGATTATCAGGGCACGGTCCTTCTGGTCAGTCACGACAGGGATTTCCTTGACCGCGTGGTCAGCAGCACCCTCGCCCCCGTCCCCGAGGAAGGCGCAGGCAAATGGCGTGAATTCCCCGGCGGCTATTCGGACATGATGGAACAGCGCCGGCTCGCCAAGGCCGCGGTGGTCGCAGAAAGCAAAGCCACGACAAAACCAGCCGATAGTGGGCGGTCGCCATCAAAGCCGACTGGCAAACTGTCCTATAAGGACAAATTCGCGCTGGAGAATTTGCCCAAGGAAATGGCCAAGATGGAGGCCGAGATTGCCCGTCTCCAGACTGTCCTTGCCGACCCCAAACTTTTCACGGCGGACCCGCCCAAATTCAAGGCGGCGAGCGAAGCCCTGACGAAAACTCAAGGGGCCCTGGAGGCCGCAGAAGAACAATGGCTTGAGCTGGAAATGCGTCGCGAAGAGCTGGAGGGATGACAATGGACGTGGATGCTTATCTGCAACGGATCGGGATCAGCACCCGCCCTGCGTCGACACTCGCGGGCCTGGCCGAGCTGCAGGGTGCGCATATCCTGGCCGTGCCGTTTGAGAATCTCGATATTCCCTTGGGCTACGGCATCTCACTGGATCGCGCACATATCTTTGACAAGATCGTGAACCGCCGTCGGGGCGGCTATTGCTTCGAGCTGAATGGGCTGTTCGGCGATTTGCTGCGTGCGTTAGGGTTTGACGCGCGGCCCATCCTGGCTCGCGTTTGGTATCGCAATCCACCCCAGACGTCGCCCCTCACCCATACGCTCAATCTCGTGACCGTTGATGATCACCCCTATCTCGTCGATGTCGGTTTTGGCGGCACCACAGCCCGCTGTCCCATTCCGTTTCGCGCAGGGGCCGAAGTCACTGACGCTGATGGCGGTGTGCGACTTGAAGCAAATGATGAATTCGGCACGATGCTGTATCGTCAGACCAATGAAGGTTGGATGAAGCAGTTCAGTGTGACGGGCGCGCTCGCCTATCCCATGGATATGGAGATGGGCAATCATTTCACCTCCACCAGCCCCCTCACCCATTTCACCAGTTCGATTGTCGCTGGACGCTTCACGCCGGTGGGTCGGCACGGCCTTGTGGGCCGGACACTGACCATCCGCGAAGGCTGGGGCAGCGTATCGCGTGAGGTGTCTGATGACGAATTTGAAGGCGTGCTCGCCTCATCGTTCGGCATTGATCTGGGAGCGGATGCCGATCGTCTGATCGCAAAATTGCCTCCTCTGACATAAGATCAGCGCTGGCCCGGATTTGCATCGATATCGTTCACGATATACGGTCCATCGAACCGTGAGGGAGCCCGCAGAATGACAACCCGTGATGAGATGACCGCTGACCGGAAAACTGACGCGAAGCCGCTGACGGTTGTGCAGGTCGTGACCACAATCACACTCGTCCTGTTGGCCTTGAGCGGTATTGCTCTGGTCATGTCGGGCGTCGCTTTTAAACCTGCAAATGCGCTTCAACAGATCTATCAGCTCATCAGCATAGTCGGCGGCTTGATCATCTTCGCCTTGGCCGGAATCTGGAAAGCGCTCACGCGACTGGACACGAAGACTCGCGGCTGACCCCTGACCTTCGCACCATTTAGGCCATCTGGCATCGTTCATCGGCGTGCTAATAGTTAACGGGCACGAGCCCCGAATAGCGCGCGAAATGGCGGCCGGTGCAGTATCGACCAATCGTCAACGCGCACCTGTTATCGCCGTTTTATATCCGTACACGCTCAGGTTAAGCCCGCTTGTCAGGATCTTTTCTGTCCGCATACCATGATCCTTCCGCTGCCAAAGGATATCGCCATGGTCCCCCCTACTGCGCCCCTCGCCCAGATCCTCAAGCTGCCAACGCCCGTTGGTGAGGTTTCCGTCAACGTCGCGCACATCGTTCGCTATCAGGCAAACCACAATGAAGGGATGACGGATGTGTATCTGTCGAACGCCATTGACGCCATGCATGTCAACGTGGGTATGCCGCAGTTCGAAAAAGCCTTACGCGACGTTCTGAATGTGCCGATCGAACAGGTGTGAGGGGGCCGGAAAACGGCTTTATTTTTCAATCGTGAGAGATAGTGTGGCAGTCCCTAGGGGAGTCGAACCCCTCTTTTCAGGTTGAAAACCTGACGTCCTAACCGATAGACGAAGGGACCGCGCTGGCCGACCCTTGGGCCGGAGACAGCGCGTATAACGAACGGCAAAATGGCTTGCAAGTGCTTTCGCCGATTTTTTGATCAAAAAATCGCGGCATCTTCGATGTGAAACTGGCCTGCATTTCCGCCGCGCCAGTCATCGGGTTTGATGCGCCCGGCGAGGTGCACCTGACGCCCGTCAGCGGCCGCCTGAAGGAAGTCGCCTAGCGGCTGGCCGATACAGCCGAAGGTGATCGCCCGCGCCGTCCGACCCATGCCATCCTCCACCGTCAGCGCGATATGCTTGTCCTTCAGCACCTTGAGATGACGGAGGCGAACCCCTTCCAGCGCGAAGCGGGGTTCGGGTGCGGCGTTACCGAACGGCCCCGCCAGCTCGACCATGTCGCAGAAATCCCGCGTGATGCTGCCAACCCCTATCAACCCGTCCAGAAGGAAAGCCCGCTCCGCACGGGACGTCCCAACCGCCGCGGACAGGGTCTCCGCCAGATAGGCTTCGAAACCTGGCAATTGCGCCCGGGTGAGCGAGACGCCGGCCGCCATGGGGTGCCCCCCGCCGCCCGCAATGATGCCCGCCTTCACGGCCTGCTGGATGGCTTCGCCCAGATCGACACCCGGCAGTGAGCGACCGGAACCTTTGCCCTCATCGCCCTCAAACGCGATGACAATGGTGGGGCGGTCGAAGCGCTCCTTCAGCCGACCGGCCACAATGCCGATAACGCCGGCGTGCCAGCCCTCCTCCGCCACCACGAGCGGTGCCGCCACATCGCGCCCGCCCCGGGCCTCAGCCTGCTCGATGGCTGCGTCCAGAACGGCTGCCTCGACGTCCTGCCGCGCGCCGTTCAGCGATTGCAGCCGGTGCGCGAGGGTTTCCACCGTAGCCGGATCGTCGGACGATAGAAGCTCATAGGCGAGTCGCGCATGGCCGATCCGGCCTGCGGCATTGATCCGTGGCCCAACGGCGAACCCGAAATGATGCGCCTGGGCACGCCCCTTGGCCCCGGCCATCGCAGCGAGAGCCCGCAGACCCGGATTGCCAACCTGGCAGGTGTCAAAATCCTGCAGCAGCTTCAGTCCCTGTGCCACCAGCGTCCGTGTCAGCCCCTTCAGGGGCATGACATCACAGACGAGGCTGAGGGCCACAAGATCAAGCCATTGCAGCAGGTTTGGCTCCTTGCGGTCCTTGAAATGCCCAGCTTTGCGCAGCGCCCTGTTGGTGGCCACCAATGTCATGAACACAACGCCGCCTGCGGACAATTCGGTCAGACCGGACAGGTCATCGGGCCGCTGCGGGTTTACGATGGCCAGTGCGTCCGGCACGGTTTCCATGAGGTGGTGGTCAAGAACGACGATCTCGTAGCCCTTGACCTTGGCGGCGGACAGGACGGCACCGGCCGTCGCGCCACAATCGACCGTGACGATCAGCTTCGCGCCCTTTTCCGCAAGGCCATCAAAAGCTGGCAGATTAGGCCCGTATCCTTCCGTCATCCGGTCCGGGAGATGCACCGCATGGGGGACATCAAGCGCCGTGAGGTATCGGGACATCAGCGCGGAAGAAACCGTACCGTCCACGTCATAATCACCAAAGATGCCGATCGTCTCACCACCAGCAATCGCGTCTGCAAGCCGCTGTGCCGCCACGTCCATATCCTTCAGTACCGAAGGGTCAGGCAAGGCGTCGCGCAGGCTGGGCTGGGTGAAACTG
This genomic stretch from Parvularcula sp. LCG005 harbors:
- a CDS encoding arylamine N-acetyltransferase family protein, producing MDVDAYLQRIGISTRPASTLAGLAELQGAHILAVPFENLDIPLGYGISLDRAHIFDKIVNRRRGGYCFELNGLFGDLLRALGFDARPILARVWYRNPPQTSPLTHTLNLVTVDDHPYLVDVGFGGTTARCPIPFRAGAEVTDADGGVRLEANDEFGTMLYRQTNEGWMKQFSVTGALAYPMDMEMGNHFTSTSPLTHFTSSIVAGRFTPVGRHGLVGRTLTIREGWGSVSREVSDDEFEGVLASSFGIDLGADADRLIAKLPPLT
- the recJ gene encoding single-stranded-DNA-specific exonuclease RecJ; the encoded protein is MQNTSPIDNPVQDTDAFLNVTSSVSGKKWQRRKVDARAAETIVQREGCHPILADILVSRGVTADSFHSFTQPSLRDALPDPSVLKDMDVAAQRLADAIAGGETIGIFGDYDVDGTVSSALMSRYLTALDVPHAVHLPDRMTEGYGPNLPAFDGLAEKGAKLIVTVDCGATAGAVLSAAKVKGYEIVVLDHHLMETVPDALAIVNPQRPDDLSGLTELSAGGVVFMTLVATNRALRKAGHFKDRKEPNLLQWLDLVALSLVCDVMPLKGLTRTLVAQGLKLLQDFDTCQVGNPGLRALAAMAGAKGRAQAHHFGFAVGPRINAAGRIGHARLAYELLSSDDPATVETLAHRLQSLNGARQDVEAAVLDAAIEQAEARGGRDVAAPLVVAEEGWHAGVIGIVAGRLKERFDRPTIVIAFEGDEGKGSGRSLPGVDLGEAIQQAVKAGIIAGGGGHPMAAGVSLTRAQLPGFEAYLAETLSAAVGTSRAERAFLLDGLIGVGSITRDFCDMVELAGPFGNAAPEPRFALEGVRLRHLKVLKDKHIALTVEDGMGRTARAITFGCIGQPLGDFLQAAADGRQVHLAGRIKPDDWRGGNAGQFHIEDAAIF